Proteins found in one Candidatus Cetobacterium colombiensis genomic segment:
- a CDS encoding ROK family protein has translation MKNIAVFDLGGSSVKYGIINSLGELLFKGSFATPKDSFESLLIKMSKVFESMKKFNSIGVSISSPGAVNSLTGIIGGISAIPYIHNFQIKKAFEDVFNLPVEIENDGNCSALAEFWLGNGKNFKSMISLVLGSGVGGAVIQNEKLINGKTYQSGEFGYMLLEGNKTWSSLCSTVSLVKKAQEITEIEDLDGVKLFNLCTSKNPEIGTLLNNYYLNLSKGIYNLQCAFDSDTIIVSGGISSNPIFFQNFLKNLDNFYNSLEDKVEKPFIQKALFENDSNLIGAAYNFIEKSKKHRV, from the coding sequence ATGAAAAATATTGCTGTTTTTGATTTAGGCGGATCTAGTGTTAAATATGGAATAATCAATTCTTTGGGAGAACTTTTATTCAAAGGAAGTTTTGCAACACCTAAAGATTCATTTGAGTCACTTTTAATTAAAATGTCTAAAGTATTTGAGTCTATGAAAAAGTTTAATTCCATTGGAGTTTCAATTAGCTCACCTGGAGCTGTAAACTCTTTAACTGGAATTATAGGGGGAATAAGTGCAATTCCATATATTCATAATTTTCAAATAAAAAAAGCTTTTGAAGATGTTTTCAATCTTCCAGTGGAGATTGAAAATGACGGAAACTGCTCTGCCTTAGCTGAATTTTGGTTAGGTAATGGAAAAAATTTTAAGAGTATGATCTCTCTTGTTTTAGGATCAGGAGTTGGTGGGGCTGTTATACAAAATGAGAAACTTATCAATGGAAAAACATATCAAAGTGGAGAGTTTGGTTATATGCTTTTAGAAGGAAACAAAACTTGGAGTTCTCTTTGTTCAACTGTTTCTTTGGTTAAAAAAGCCCAAGAAATAACAGAGATAGAAGATTTAGATGGAGTTAAATTATTTAATCTTTGCACATCTAAAAATCCTGAAATTGGAACTCTTCTTAATAACTACTATTTAAACTTATCAAAAGGAATTTATAATCTCCAATGTGCCTTTGATAGCGATACTATTATTGTCAGTGGCGGAATAAGCTCTAACCCCATTTTCTTTCAAAATTTTCTTAAAAATCTAGATAATTTTTATAACTCTCTTGAAGATAAAGTTGAAAAACCATTTATTCAAAAAGCTCTTTTTGAAAATGATTCTAATTTAATTGGAGCAGCTTATAATTTTATAGAAAAAAGTAAAAAGCACAGAGTTTAA
- a CDS encoding LacI family DNA-binding transcriptional regulator, with translation MKPSIKEIAKRLNIAPSTVSRALNDKHDISQSLKEKVNTVAKEIGYKKNSIAARLVNKKSNTIGVFFLSREHINNEENTGFKYVEVILDKIKAKNYDLIIFSVDSDLKDKKKYIDICSERQVEGAIFIGLEDTDENTELLRNIEVPTVILEKRVSGKNISYVGSDNEYGINAILDHLFQLGHKDIAFIKGPDFIECSKDRFNAFYKRMNSLNLYREDFVKTGNFRLKSGYSATQELLNGKDIPTAIVASSDLMAIGAMKAIEEKGLKIPDDISLVGYDGFEIGAFLSPALTTVYQDFQTMGIKAVDTLFSMIENNEESVNLVFKPKLIERKSTKKIFS, from the coding sequence ATGAAACCAAGTATAAAAGAGATTGCCAAGAGATTAAATATTGCTCCATCTACTGTTTCTCGTGCTTTAAATGATAAACACGATATCAGCCAAAGTTTAAAGGAAAAAGTAAATACTGTGGCTAAAGAGATTGGATATAAGAAAAATAGCATCGCTGCTAGATTAGTAAATAAAAAAAGTAATACCATTGGTGTTTTCTTCCTTTCTAGAGAACACATTAACAATGAAGAAAATACAGGATTTAAATATGTAGAGGTCATATTAGATAAAATTAAAGCTAAAAATTATGATCTTATAATTTTTTCTGTAGATAGTGATTTAAAAGATAAAAAGAAATATATTGATATCTGTTCTGAAAGACAGGTTGAAGGTGCTATTTTTATTGGATTGGAAGACACAGATGAAAACACTGAACTATTGAGAAACATTGAAGTTCCAACTGTTATTTTAGAAAAAAGAGTTTCTGGAAAAAATATATCTTACGTTGGTTCAGACAATGAATATGGAATAAATGCCATACTTGATCATCTTTTCCAATTGGGTCATAAAGATATTGCTTTTATTAAAGGACCTGATTTTATTGAGTGTTCTAAAGATAGATTCAATGCTTTTTATAAAAGAATGAACTCTTTAAATTTATATAGAGAAGATTTTGTTAAAACTGGAAATTTTAGATTAAAAAGTGGATATAGTGCTACTCAAGAGCTGTTAAATGGAAAAGATATTCCAACAGCTATAGTTGCTTCTAGTGATTTAATGGCAATTGGAGCTATGAAAGCTATAGAGGAAAAAGGGCTTAAAATACCAGATGATATATCTTTAGTTGGATATGATGGTTTTGAAATTGGAGCTTTTTTATCTCCTGCTTTGACAACTGTTTACCAAGATTTCCAAACTATGGGAATTAAAGCTGTTGACACATTATTTTCTATGATTGAAAATAACGAAGAATCAGTTAATCTTGTTTTTAAACCAAAATTAATAGAAAGAAAATCTACAAAAAAAATATTCTCTTAA
- a CDS encoding PTS sugar transporter subunit IIB: protein MVKILLACSAGMSTSLMVKKMKKVATENGLEVEIAAVPECQAQDHFENLNILLLGPQVRHLEGKMKELSQDRFPVLTIDTQKYGMMDGLGVLKDAIRAMKAFKK, encoded by the coding sequence ATGGTAAAAATTTTATTAGCATGTAGCGCAGGAATGTCAACAAGTTTAATGGTTAAAAAGATGAAAAAAGTAGCAACAGAGAATGGATTAGAGGTAGAGATAGCAGCTGTTCCAGAGTGTCAAGCTCAAGATCACTTTGAAAATTTAAATATTTTACTTTTAGGACCTCAAGTGAGACACCTAGAGGGAAAAATGAAGGAGTTATCTCAAGATAGATTTCCAGTTTTAACAATAGATACACAAAAGTATGGAATGATGGATGGTTTAGGGGTATTAAAAGACGCTATAAGAGCGATGAAAGCTTTTAAAAAGTAA
- the celB gene encoding PTS cellobiose transporter subunit IIC, which yields MSLFKSMMGTFEKVMMPLASKLGANRYLNVIRDAFMLSFPLTIFGSMFVVLANLPFLDKIFSPEALNTFREAINPAMQGTLFIATLFVVIGLGYNLSKSYGVDALFGAALALSAFLILTPFTLEHGSGPITGVIPLERLGAKGMFVGMFTGIFATEIYRKIIQKGWIIKMPEGVPPAVSKSFSALIPVFVTLTVFILIRIGFTMTSFGNIHDFIYTVVQKPLVALGSGVVTTLIAILFIQVLWFFGLHGQIIVNSVLDPIWNTLSLENLEAFQKGMELPHIITKQFIETFTVGIGGTGMTLGVVLCLLMFTKSKQLKEVGKLSGPAGMFNVNEPLIFGLPIVMNPIILIPWVISPIVVVAFSYFVMRVGIVPPPTGVAVPWTVPIFFSGVLATNSILGGILQLVNLCIVTAIWFPFIKVLDKQYCLNENSFSDDLEMDLKDEFDNL from the coding sequence ATGAGTTTGTTTAAAAGTATGATGGGAACTTTTGAAAAGGTAATGATGCCTTTAGCAAGTAAATTGGGTGCTAATAGATACTTAAATGTAATAAGAGACGCATTTATGTTATCTTTCCCTTTAACAATATTCGGTTCAATGTTTGTAGTTTTGGCTAACTTGCCATTTTTAGATAAAATATTTAGTCCAGAGGCTTTAAATACATTTAGAGAAGCTATTAATCCAGCTATGCAAGGAACACTTTTTATAGCAACACTATTTGTAGTTATTGGTTTGGGGTATAATTTGTCTAAATCTTATGGTGTAGATGCTCTGTTTGGAGCAGCATTAGCTCTATCAGCATTTTTAATTTTAACACCATTTACTTTAGAACATGGAAGTGGTCCAATAACTGGGGTTATACCTTTAGAAAGACTAGGAGCAAAAGGTATGTTTGTTGGAATGTTCACAGGTATCTTTGCAACTGAGATATATAGAAAAATTATTCAAAAAGGATGGATTATAAAGATGCCTGAAGGTGTACCACCTGCAGTTAGTAAATCTTTCTCAGCTTTAATTCCAGTATTTGTAACTCTTACTGTTTTTATTCTAATAAGAATTGGATTTACAATGACATCTTTTGGAAATATTCATGATTTTATCTATACAGTTGTTCAAAAACCACTGGTAGCTTTAGGAAGTGGAGTGGTAACAACTTTAATAGCTATACTTTTTATTCAAGTTTTATGGTTCTTTGGACTACATGGACAAATTATTGTAAACAGTGTGCTAGATCCAATTTGGAATACTCTTTCTCTTGAGAATTTAGAAGCATTTCAAAAGGGTATGGAGTTACCACATATAATCACAAAACAGTTTATTGAGACTTTCACTGTGGGAATTGGTGGAACTGGAATGACTTTAGGAGTTGTACTTTGTCTTTTAATGTTTACAAAGAGTAAGCAATTAAAAGAGGTTGGAAAATTATCAGGTCCAGCTGGAATGTTCAACGTAAATGAACCACTAATTTTTGGACTACCTATAGTTATGAATCCAATAATTCTAATACCTTGGGTGATATCTCCAATTGTAGTTGTAGCTTTTAGTTATTTTGTAATGAGAGTTGGAATAGTTCCACCTCCAACTGGGGTAGCCGTTCCATGGACAGTACCTATATTCTTCAGTGGAGTTTTAGCAACAAACTCTATATTAGGAGGAATTTTACAACTTGTAAATTTATGTATAGTAACAGCAATTTGGTTTCCGTTTATAAAAGTTTTAGATAAACAATACTGTTTAAATGAAAATAGTTTTAGTGACGACTTAGAGATGGATTTAAAAGATGAATTTGATAATTTATAG
- a CDS encoding glycoside hydrolase family 1 protein, producing the protein MYKFPEGFFWGAATSGVQSEGSKNQVNKSIWNYWFEKEPKRFSGEIGPDVVCDTYNKFKEDVALMKEINFNSFRTSIQWARLIKDFETGEVCEDAVRFYNEYIDELLKNGVEPIINLYHFDMPSELQEKFGGFESKKVVNLFVLFAQKAFELFGDRVKYWTTFNEPIVPVEGGYLYDFHYPNKKDPKLATQVAYNIILAHAKTVNLYKNMKISGEIGVILNLTPSYSRSNSEEDLKAAYMADLFFNRSFLDPMLKGEFPKDLCEILKEHNLTPETTKEELKEIEKAKVDFLGVNYYVPRRVKAKEKKDEKFNNPEYYFDYYINPDGRFNPYRDNNEIYPVALYDIAKNVQENYGNIPWYLAEIGIAMDLNSEGDVKEDGLIDDTFRTDLMKEHFIQLHRAIEEGSNCFGVHQWTFIDCWSWLNSFKRRYGFYRLDLETGKRIKKKHGVWFAQLAKDNGFEK; encoded by the coding sequence ATGTATAAATTTCCAGAGGGATTTTTCTGGGGAGCTGCTACTTCAGGAGTTCAAAGTGAAGGAAGTAAAAATCAAGTAAATAAATCAATATGGAACTACTGGTTTGAAAAGGAACCTAAGAGATTTAGTGGAGAGATTGGACCAGATGTAGTTTGTGATACATATAATAAATTTAAAGAGGATGTCGCTTTAATGAAAGAGATAAACTTTAACTCTTTTAGAACATCTATCCAATGGGCAAGACTTATAAAAGATTTTGAAACTGGAGAAGTTTGTGAAGATGCTGTTAGATTCTATAATGAGTATATTGATGAACTTTTAAAAAATGGAGTAGAGCCAATAATTAATCTATATCACTTTGATATGCCAAGTGAGCTACAAGAGAAATTTGGTGGTTTTGAAAGTAAAAAAGTTGTGAATCTATTTGTACTCTTTGCTCAAAAAGCCTTTGAATTATTTGGAGATAGAGTTAAATATTGGACAACATTTAATGAACCAATTGTTCCTGTAGAAGGTGGATATTTATATGATTTTCACTATCCTAATAAAAAAGATCCAAAGTTAGCAACTCAAGTAGCTTATAATATAATTTTAGCTCATGCTAAAACAGTTAATCTATATAAAAATATGAAAATTTCAGGAGAGATTGGAGTAATTTTAAATCTAACACCATCATATTCAAGAAGTAATAGTGAAGAAGATTTAAAAGCAGCATATATGGCTGATCTATTTTTCAATAGAAGTTTTTTAGATCCAATGTTAAAAGGGGAGTTTCCAAAAGATCTTTGCGAGATTTTGAAAGAACATAATTTAACTCCTGAAACAACAAAAGAGGAATTAAAAGAGATTGAAAAAGCTAAAGTTGACTTTTTAGGAGTGAATTATTACGTTCCAAGAAGAGTTAAAGCAAAAGAGAAAAAAGATGAAAAGTTTAATAATCCTGAGTATTACTTTGATTACTATATAAATCCAGATGGAAGATTCAATCCATATAGAGATAATAATGAAATTTATCCAGTGGCTCTTTATGATATAGCTAAAAATGTTCAAGAAAACTATGGAAATATACCATGGTATTTAGCAGAGATTGGTATAGCTATGGATTTAAACTCTGAAGGAGATGTAAAAGAGGACGGTTTAATAGATGATACATTTAGAACTGATTTAATGAAGGAGCATTTCATTCAGTTGCATAGAGCTATTGAAGAGGGAAGCAATTGTTTTGGAGTTCATCAGTGGACATTTATTGATTGCTGGTCATGGTTAAACTCTTTTAAAAGAAGATATGGTTTCTATAGATTAGATTTAGAAACAGGAAAAAGAATTAAAAAGAAACATGGAGTATGGTTTGCTCAATTAGCAAAAGATAATGGATTTGAAAAGTAG
- a CDS encoding COG1470 family protein — translation MKKFRFLIKILIFLMVFLESLYGREIDPLKEFTYSIVISNYENSSKRNIQVVNNLNDVKGRLANNGENFLDIEDNAFISWEIYRDGKKISLGKRDILDDKIVELSPEESVEYKIIAVPNEKLLSGEIKNIVTLYEDNQLLEKRTYRSEVLGSKAKITRDMNLKNYSPGDYLEYKVTVEPDGPGYLNNFKLKENLKSLEVQTLNGKKELLLSDIQVKSNLKDIDEEIDLSSKEKLVYEVRGKINENILGDIKYKGIRVKSEPYILNARFLNVSKYSPGKPYTYEIEVENRGKGNAGNVPFEFLLNESEVLNLKGETVKAFPENRNSIRESLNIGKGKKVVKKYSVHVDKYSVGDIESKVLIDSHTLNNKIFSHKPELKETFVLERYLDKSGTKKLDGYTSEGYIEYTLKVENKGLGILKDYEFNDEMEKLKTTSVDGKSILAFSNLDKTFTIGDKIDMLPGEKVEHKIKAKVSKESVGEIVKDSTVAKMANASIEHKFLVSKENYKAGEEINYTVILKNSGYGTAYEQKYRLEVDKALVSQSGVENKKVNAFKNSSPIQKTPVIYPGQEIKYSFKGITKNSIFDSIQMNSIYGEDVKSSEVKSLPGKLEFSNTLKSVNGKIITNGMRYKPGDMVTYEVVLKNIGEGFLDNLNIESNLDEVKALVAGSDVKEKVLEGINIGIKSSDPRTVITSKMGDTLSHIRKNVDFAPKSSITFEISGIVSDKSLGSLSGMIFKVNGVEKGTDGLGSVGGSISGEKTLLEPENGIYKPGDKLKYMLTIKNKGDGYGRSIPIEDILSEVTTEKEGKRYGRAFSNWKVTYLGAKDDSSRFKKYTYLKNEISGRDDLNTKVDIGPGVTIDFMVEADIDSSAIGVIESKAKIAGGTNDDQTIYLKPKSEYSKDEVVEQGIRVRLTSTKSEIKLGEVVGFTVNVENRDLNTYENLSLKNTTPRGFRYLDDEFEKFSLKPGEKYSKTFYMKATVGASMGKNSFQSYVASRNSKVSNIGETTVDIRGDSLLNTATIIGKVIDEETDLGIPYAVVYTPGGIVVQADEFGRFHLPDQWVEKTFGDNFSLKLDENSLPDGSVIKSENPMVKRITPYSLTKFNFIVKKGKEESKEDKKDFTYMGTGMIDAYMGKDSGKPRATYFGKGSYKDYKLTLHFDTKEKKNQTLLERITDDDFVYYPTYGDEAKIRKEISTNGKLYLKFEHKKSYVMWGNYETGFVDTRFMDYNKELYGFKGEYKEEDINVKVFMSTPNTMYGHDEFLGTGGSLYFLKNGDVLKGSQKVWIKIVDADSYVVEKIIYLQEGRDYEIDPFIGRVILTTPLNGGSSTDYYAYLVVDYSYLPKNGELVDSSNYGVKAMKDINENVTVGVTAVHESRGKENYDLKGVEVKLKDEKGNYIKGEFSTSEGVSGVSNYLSFDGGLTFQKVDRDSSKISGNAYRITGAVKLLEEAELKTWYERKERGYSFASDLNDRFLETFGSELKYSYSENLKSYLKFQYVDEMKWGEKRERGAVGSTKLEYILNESTKLYSEIKAGLTNALSLGAEKRINDRMKINARTSFGDSGNYFELGGDYQIFDNYNIYSGYSSDGEIARDRYTVGQRARLGERVSVYQESQYIKERGKNASLQGYGIDYDLKRGVTIGGSIQHGDLVLPNDEKSRRKGATLYLRAELQRLTLRNRVEYREDRGYEYIKQYFTTNSFTYKYSEEYTFAGKFNYSFTEDLYRNRYLESSVGLAYRPIENDRLNYLSRYTVILDRDTKSNKDFSAHIGEFETIYSFSRALDISMKNGYRREDNTYLNELFLLGLKANYSVLNSWEVFGQYQWLIDRASEDVLSGAIFGVYKNIDRNMKLGGGYNFSGFKDSLGEQDYKTSGWFLNIIGTM, via the coding sequence GTGAAAAAATTTAGATTTTTAATTAAAATTTTAATATTTTTAATGGTTTTTTTAGAGTCTCTCTACGGTAGGGAGATAGACCCTTTAAAAGAGTTCACATACAGTATTGTTATTTCAAATTATGAGAATAGTTCTAAAAGAAATATACAGGTAGTGAATAATTTAAATGATGTAAAAGGAAGATTAGCTAACAATGGAGAAAACTTTTTAGATATAGAGGACAATGCTTTTATATCTTGGGAAATATATAGAGATGGAAAGAAAATAAGCTTAGGAAAAAGAGATATATTAGATGATAAAATTGTAGAACTTTCTCCAGAAGAGAGTGTAGAATATAAAATTATAGCTGTTCCCAATGAAAAACTTTTGTCAGGTGAAATAAAAAATATAGTTACACTTTATGAAGATAATCAACTTTTAGAAAAAAGAACGTATAGAAGTGAAGTTTTAGGTTCAAAGGCTAAAATAACAAGGGATATGAACTTAAAAAACTATTCTCCAGGGGATTATTTAGAGTATAAAGTAACAGTAGAACCAGATGGACCTGGATATCTAAATAATTTTAAATTAAAAGAAAATTTAAAGAGTTTAGAGGTTCAAACTTTAAATGGAAAAAAAGAACTGCTACTATCAGATATTCAAGTGAAGAGTAACTTAAAAGATATAGATGAAGAAATAGATTTAAGTAGTAAAGAAAAGTTAGTTTATGAAGTTAGAGGAAAAATAAATGAAAATATTTTAGGTGATATAAAGTATAAAGGGATAAGGGTTAAAAGTGAACCATATATTTTAAATGCAAGATTTTTAAATGTTTCTAAATACTCTCCAGGAAAACCTTACACATATGAAATTGAAGTTGAAAACAGAGGAAAAGGAAACGCTGGAAATGTACCATTTGAATTTCTTTTAAATGAAAGTGAAGTATTAAATTTGAAAGGTGAAACTGTTAAGGCTTTTCCTGAAAATAGAAATTCCATAAGAGAAAGTTTAAATATAGGTAAAGGAAAAAAAGTAGTAAAAAAATATAGTGTACATGTAGATAAATATTCTGTAGGTGATATAGAATCAAAAGTATTGATTGATAGTCATACGCTCAATAATAAAATTTTCTCTCACAAACCTGAGTTAAAGGAAACCTTTGTACTAGAGAGATATTTGGATAAAAGTGGTACGAAAAAACTAGATGGATATACTTCAGAAGGATATATTGAATATACATTAAAAGTTGAAAATAAGGGGCTTGGAATTTTAAAAGATTATGAATTTAATGATGAAATGGAAAAGTTAAAGACCACTTCAGTGGATGGAAAAAGTATTTTAGCCTTTTCAAATTTAGATAAAACTTTTACCATTGGAGATAAAATAGATATGTTACCAGGAGAAAAGGTAGAACATAAGATAAAGGCTAAAGTATCTAAAGAGTCTGTGGGAGAAATTGTAAAAGATTCAACTGTGGCTAAAATGGCTAATGCTAGTATTGAACATAAGTTTTTAGTCTCTAAAGAAAACTATAAGGCTGGAGAGGAAATTAATTATACTGTTATTTTAAAAAATAGTGGATATGGAACTGCATACGAACAAAAATACAGATTGGAAGTGGATAAAGCCTTAGTTTCTCAATCTGGAGTTGAAAATAAAAAAGTAAATGCATTTAAAAATAGCTCACCAATCCAGAAAACTCCAGTGATATACCCAGGGCAAGAGATAAAATATAGTTTTAAAGGTATTACAAAAAACAGTATTTTTGATAGTATACAAATGAATTCTATTTATGGTGAAGATGTAAAAAGTAGTGAAGTTAAATCACTACCTGGAAAGTTAGAGTTTAGTAACACCTTAAAAAGTGTAAATGGAAAAATTATAACAAATGGTATGAGATACAAGCCAGGAGATATGGTAACCTACGAAGTTGTTTTAAAAAATATAGGAGAGGGATTTTTAGACAATTTAAACATTGAAAGTAACTTAGATGAGGTAAAGGCTTTAGTAGCTGGATCAGATGTAAAAGAAAAAGTTTTAGAGGGAATAAATATAGGAATAAAAAGTAGTGACCCAAGGACTGTTATAACTTCTAAAATGGGTGATACACTGAGTCATATAAGGAAAAATGTGGATTTTGCTCCTAAAAGTAGTATAACTTTTGAAATATCTGGAATAGTTTCAGATAAATCCCTTGGAAGTTTAAGTGGAATGATTTTTAAGGTCAACGGAGTGGAAAAAGGAACGGACGGACTGGGAAGTGTAGGAGGTTCTATAAGTGGAGAGAAAACTCTTTTGGAACCTGAAAATGGAATATATAAACCAGGAGATAAATTGAAATACATGCTTACTATCAAAAATAAAGGTGATGGATATGGACGTTCGATTCCTATAGAGGACATTCTTTCTGAAGTTACAACTGAGAAAGAGGGAAAACGTTACGGGAGAGCTTTTTCCAATTGGAAGGTAACATATTTAGGAGCTAAAGATGATAGTAGTAGATTTAAAAAGTACACATATTTAAAAAATGAGATTTCAGGACGAGATGATTTAAATACTAAAGTGGATATAGGGCCTGGGGTAACAATAGATTTTATGGTAGAAGCAGACATAGACAGTAGTGCTATTGGTGTAATTGAAAGTAAAGCTAAAATAGCTGGTGGAACAAATGATGATCAAACTATATATTTAAAACCTAAATCAGAGTATTCAAAAGATGAAGTTGTAGAACAGGGAATTAGAGTTCGTTTAACCTCTACAAAGAGTGAGATAAAGTTAGGAGAGGTTGTAGGATTCACAGTGAATGTGGAAAATAGAGATTTAAATACCTATGAAAATTTATCTTTAAAAAATACTACACCTAGAGGATTTAGATATTTAGATGATGAGTTTGAAAAGTTTAGTTTAAAGCCAGGAGAGAAATATAGTAAAACCTTTTATATGAAGGCTACAGTTGGAGCTTCTATGGGAAAAAATTCTTTCCAAAGTTATGTGGCTAGTCGAAATAGTAAAGTTTCAAATATAGGTGAAACAACTGTGGATATAAGAGGTGACTCTCTTTTAAATACAGCTACAATAATAGGTAAGGTTATAGATGAAGAAACAGACTTAGGGATACCCTATGCAGTAGTTTATACTCCTGGTGGTATCGTTGTTCAGGCAGATGAGTTTGGTAGATTTCATTTGCCAGACCAGTGGGTAGAAAAAACTTTTGGAGATAATTTTTCATTGAAGTTAGATGAAAATAGTTTACCAGATGGAAGTGTAATAAAAAGTGAAAACCCAATGGTAAAAAGAATAACTCCATACTCTTTAACAAAGTTTAACTTTATTGTTAAAAAGGGAAAAGAGGAATCAAAGGAAGATAAAAAGGATTTCACATATATGGGGACTGGAATGATAGATGCCTATATGGGAAAAGACAGTGGAAAACCTAGAGCTACATATTTTGGTAAAGGAAGTTATAAGGACTATAAGCTGACTTTACACTTTGATACAAAAGAGAAAAAAAATCAAACTCTTTTGGAAAGAATTACTGATGACGACTTTGTATATTATCCAACTTATGGTGATGAAGCTAAAATTAGAAAAGAGATAAGTACTAACGGAAAACTTTACTTAAAATTTGAACATAAAAAGTCCTATGTAATGTGGGGAAATTATGAAACAGGTTTCGTAGATACGAGGTTTATGGACTACAATAAGGAACTATATGGTTTTAAAGGGGAATATAAAGAGGAAGATATAAATGTAAAAGTTTTTATGAGCACTCCTAACACAATGTATGGTCATGATGAGTTTTTAGGAACTGGAGGTAGCTTATACTTTTTAAAAAATGGAGATGTGTTAAAAGGTAGTCAAAAAGTTTGGATAAAAATTGTAGATGCTGATAGTTATGTAGTTGAAAAAATTATCTATTTACAAGAGGGTCGAGATTATGAAATTGATCCATTTATAGGAAGGGTAATTTTAACCACACCTTTAAATGGAGGAAGTTCAACTGACTACTACGCATATCTAGTTGTAGATTATAGTTATCTTCCTAAGAATGGAGAATTAGTAGATTCATCTAATTATGGTGTAAAAGCTATGAAAGATATAAATGAAAATGTAACTGTGGGAGTGACTGCAGTTCATGAAAGTCGTGGAAAGGAAAACTACGATTTAAAGGGAGTAGAAGTTAAATTAAAGGATGAAAAAGGTAATTATATCAAGGGAGAGTTTAGTACAAGTGAGGGAGTTTCTGGTGTAAGTAACTATTTATCTTTTGATGGAGGACTGACTTTCCAAAAAGTGGATAGAGATAGTAGTAAAATCTCGGGAAATGCCTATAGAATAACAGGAGCTGTAAAGCTTTTAGAGGAAGCTGAACTAAAAACTTGGTATGAAAGAAAAGAGAGAGGTTACTCTTTTGCTTCAGATTTAAATGATAGATTTTTAGAGACTTTTGGAAGTGAATTAAAATACAGTTATTCTGAAAATTTAAAAAGTTATCTAAAGTTTCAATATGTTGATGAGATGAAATGGGGAGAAAAAAGAGAAAGAGGAGCTGTAGGAAGTACTAAACTAGAATATATTTTAAATGAAAGTACTAAGCTTTATAGTGAGATAAAAGCAGGACTTACAAATGCTCTTTCTTTAGGAGCGGAAAAAAGAATAAATGATCGAATGAAGATAAATGCTAGAACATCTTTTGGTGACTCTGGAAACTACTTTGAGCTAGGTGGAGATTATCAGATTTTTGATAACTACAATATATATTCAGGTTATAGCTCTGATGGAGAGATAGCTAGAGATAGATACACAGTGGGTCAAAGGGCAAGACTAGGTGAGAGAGTAAGTGTTTATCAAGAGAGCCAATATATAAAAGAAAGAGGAAAAAATGCTTCTCTTCAAGGGTATGGTATAGATTACGACTTAAAAAGAGGAGTTACAATTGGTGGTTCTATCCAGCATGGAGATTTAGTTTTGCCAAATGATGAGAAAAGTCGTAGAAAAGGTGCTACTTTATATTTAAGGGCAGAGCTTCAAAGGTTGACTCTAAGAAATAGAGTGGAGTACAGGGAAGATAGAGGATATGAGTATATAAAACAGTATTTTACTACGAACTCATTTACCTATAAATATAGTGAAGAGTATACTTTTGCTGGAAAGTTTAACTACTCTTTCACAGAGGATCTATATAGAAATAGATATTTAGAAAGTAGTGTGGGATTAGCTTATAGACCAATAGAAAATGATAGGTTAAACTATCTTTCAAGATATACAGTTATTTTAGATAGAGATACTAAAAGCAATAAGGATTTTAGTGCTCATATAGGAGAGTTTGAAACAATTTACTCCTTTAGCAGAGCCCTTGATATATCTATGAAAAATGGATATAGAAGAGAGGATAACACATATTTAAATGAACTGTTTCTATTGGGATTAAAGGCCAACTACAGTGTTTTAAATAGTTGGGAAGTTTTTGGACAATATCAGTGGTTAATTGATAGGGCAAGTGAGGATGTTTTAAGTGGAGCAATCTTTGGAGTTTATAAAAATATAGATAGAAATATGAAACTAGGAGGGGGATATAACTTCTCTGGGTTTAAGGATTCTTTAGGAGAGCAAGACTATAAAACTTCAGGTTGGTTTTTAAATATAATCGGGACAATGTAA